A single genomic interval of Panthera uncia isolate 11264 chromosome A1 unlocalized genomic scaffold, Puncia_PCG_1.0 HiC_scaffold_17, whole genome shotgun sequence harbors:
- the NREP gene encoding neuronal regeneration-related protein has translation MVYYPELSVWVSQEPFPNKEMEGRLPKGSLPVPKEVNRKKDDKIEAASLTPLGSSELHSPGISYLHSF, from the exons GTTTATTACCCAGAGCTCTCTGTCTGGGTCAGTCAAgaaccatttccaaataaggaaatggagggaAGGCTTCCTAAG ggaagccttcctgtCCCCAAGGAGGTGAACCGCAAGAAGGATGACAAGATTGAGGCTGCCTCCCTGACTCCACTTGGCAGCAGTGAACTCCACTCCCCAGGCATCAGTTACCTCCACTCTTTTTAA